A region from the Triticum aestivum cultivar Chinese Spring chromosome 3D, IWGSC CS RefSeq v2.1, whole genome shotgun sequence genome encodes:
- the LOC123080544 gene encoding uncharacterized protein, with product MPTTTSLLPPAAATPSCSRTRTRSWPAAMAEAARAGATPPHRGLPDEIFIWEILVRLPPKSLLRCRAVCRGWRSATYTRGFLLAHHARQPTLPILYCYKLSDDEDEAECLDIIPFDHRAGLPAAEQIQSAARLAQASHLFLEASCDGLLVVSGGSAQFAICNPVTRQVM from the exons ATGCCCACTACCACTTCACTCCTCCCACCAGCCGCCGCCACTCCAAGCTGCTCGAGAACCAGGACGAGATCTtggccggcggccatggcggagGCCGCAAGAGCAGGAGCGACGCCTCCCCACCGCGGCCTCCCGGATGAGATCTTCATCTGGGAGATCCTCGTCCGCCTGCCCCCCAAATccctcctccgctgccgcgccgtcTGCCGCGGCTGGCGCAGCGCCACCTACACACGGGGCTTCCTCCTCGCCCACCACGCCCGCCAGCCAACCCTCCCCATCCTCTACTGctacaagctcagcgacgacgaggacgaggcCGAGTGCCTGGACATCATCCCCTTCGATCACCGGGCAGGGCTCCCCGCCGCCGAGCAGATCCAGTCCGCCGCGCGACTTGCTCAAGCCTCCCACCTCTTTCTGGAGGCCTCCTGTGACGGCCTCCTCGTCGTCTCCGGAGGCAGCGCGCAATTCGCTATCTGCAACCCGGTGACTCGTCA GGTAATGTGA